The DNA region CAAATGCGGGAAGCATGTAAATTGCCTCATGCGTCGGGCGCTGCACTCATGCCGGATGCTCACTTGGGATATGGTTTGCCGATTGGTGGTGTCATAGCCATGGAAGGGGCCGTTGTGCCCTATGCGGTTGGTGTCGACATCGCGTGCCGCATGAAGCTCAGCGTCTTGGACATGAAGTTGGAAACTCTCGATTCTCGCTTCAAGGACTTCTGCCGAGCGCTCGAAAATGGAACGCGGTTCGGCGTTGGATCGGTCCATCAGAAGCCACAACAGCACGAGGTCATGGACGAAAACTGGAACATCACGAAAGTCACACGCCAGTCGAAGGACAAGGCTTGGAAACAATTGGGAACGTCAGGTTCAGGGAATCACTTCGCTGAATTCGGCGTTCTGACGATCGGCGAAGGTGACACTGCTGGAGATTCGTTCGCATTGGAGCCAGGCGAGTATGTCGCGTTGCTGAGCCACAGCGGAAGCCGTGGCGCGGGAGCGACAGTTTGTAACACCTACAGTAACATCGCGCGTACCAAGTTGCCTAAAAAGTATGAGGCATTGAAAAACCTGGCTTGGTTGACGTTGGAAAGTGAAGAAGGTCAGGAGTACTGGGAAGCCATGAACTTAATGGGTCGCTATGCCGCAGCGAATCACGAAGTGATCCACCGTCTGGTAAGTGAACTCTTAGGCGCCGAGATCATCGCAGGTGTCGAGAACCATCACAACTTTGCCTGGAAGGAGAAGCACAATGGGCGAGAGATGATTGTCCACCGCAAAGGAGCAACTCCGGCCGGTGAGGGAGTGCTGGGGGTGATTCCTGGATCTATGGGTACGCCTGGGTTCGTCGTGCGCGGTAAGGGAGCGGCGAGTAGCTTTGACTCAGCATCTCATGGCGCAGGTCGCTGCATGTCACGAAAGAAGGCGAAAGATACGTTTCGTATTCAAAACACGCGGCAGGAACTCAAGGAAAAGGGAGTGCACATTTTATCGGCTGGATCAGACGAAGTCCCGGGTGTCTACAAAGACATTCATGAAGTCATGGCGGCCCAGAGCGATCTGGTCGATATCGTAGGACGCTTCGACCCGAAGATTGTCAAAATGTGCGGCGACGGAAGCCGGGCCGAGGATTAACTCGGCCTTGGGCTTCGTGTTGAGCCTACCGAATAGCCACTAGTCGATTTCAGGAATGGGGGCATCCTTCTCGATCTTTTCCCCCTCCCAAATCGCGATGCCATCGGTGTATGTCAGTATGCGATGCTGACTGTTGCGTGCTGGCATCTTGCTTTCCGCTGGCAGAAATTTGCTTAGAGTTTTGATCTTAGAAGCGTACTTTTTATCGCCAGCCAGGTTGGTCCATTCATTGGGGTCGGACTGCATGTCGTACAGTTCCTGCGAACCGTCAGCGTATTGAATGAACCGCCAGTTTTCAGTGCGGATGCCATGATTGTCGTGATTGTGGGTTGTGATAGCCGGAAAATCACGTTTCGTATTCGCATCCTTCAGTTGAGGAACGAGCGAGTGCCCTTCCAAGCCGCTGGGCTGTTGCAAACCGGTCAGTTCACTTAGTGTTGGATAAATGTCGAGCAGTTCCGCTGGTTGTGTGCAGCGTTGGCCTTCGGTAACGCCTGGGCCAGCGAAGATAAGCGGAACGCGGGTACCGTCATCCCATAATGTGTTTTTGCCGGTGATCTCTTTCTCGCCGATGTGCCAACCATGATCGGACCACAGAACGATAATGGTGTTGTCGCCATATTCGTTCTTTTCCAACGCCTCGATAACCCGACCGATTTGGGCATCCACAAAGCTAGTGCAGGCTAGGTAGCTGCGCGTCAGGTTCTTCCACTGATCGTCGTCCTTTAAGAACTTCAAGCGGGGTTCAGGCAACTTCCAATGCATATACCAGCTGAAACGTGGTGTATCCGCGCGGTCGTCAGCGATGATCTCAGGAACTTTTAGTTCGTCTTCGGGATAAAGGTCAAACCACTCCTGCGTAGCGTAACACGGGACGTGAGGCAGGAAGAAACCGACCGACAAGCAAAACGGTTCTTTGGGCTTCTCATTCAGCGTATTAACTGCCCAGGATGCAACCTGGTAATCCCCTTTGTCCTCATCCTTGTGAGGAAACACACCCCAGTCGACTAATGGATGAGCGGATGGTGTATTGACGAGTTTTTGTTTCGGTTTTGCTCCCACCGAGGCCGGAGGCCCAAGGACTTGAAATTCCTGATCCTTCCCTTTGCGACCATATCCACCGTGATAAATCTTTCCCGTCGAGTAATTGGTATACCCGTTGGCATGGAGATGCTGTGGCAGTGTGACCAGTTCGGCTAGTTCCGGTACATCGCGAAACCAGGGAGACAATCCGTAAATACCGGTCGACGAGGGACGAAGCCCGGTCATCAAGCTTGTTCGGGATGGATTGCACAAGGGCGATTGGCAATGAGCATTCAGAAAAACAGTTCCACGTGCTGCGATACGATCGATATGCGGTGTCTTGGCTTGTGGATGTCCACCAAGGCAACCAATCCAGTCATTTTGGTCGTCGATCGAGATGAAAAGAATATTGGGTTTTTTGGCCTCGTCTGCTTGGGCCACTGCCGAACTTATCAGGATAAAGCAGACGGTGAAAGAAAGGAAAGTACGCATGAACTAGCTCTAGTCTGGGGAGTGATGGGAGAACTCTGAGAGAGGAGTTCGTATTTTAAACCATCCGCGACCAGGAATCGAGCAATCAACCGCATTCCGAATTCGAACGAAAAAAAGCCCGATAGATTGACTATCGAGCCTTGGTAGCAGCGTCTGGTTTGCGACGACTATCGCACCGCGCCGATCTCTTCACTTGGGTCATTCAGCATTGGTTCAAGTTCGGCATAGACCTTATCGAAGATGCGATTCGAGTAAGGCAGAGCTGGATTTTCAACCCAAGCGGCGGCACGGGCCTGCTGATCTGGGATGTGCAGCATGTTGTAAGGACGGAAGTAGTAGTAGGTCTTTGGGTAAGCGTCATAGGGGATGTGGGCAACCATGTTGCCTGGAGCGTGCCAAGGAGATGGCAAGCAGTGGCGAGCATAGAAACCACCATGGCCGTGTCCGAATCCATGACACCCACCGCTGCAACCCAGGTTGCAACCATGTGCTTTGCAGGAACCACACGAATTGCAGCTACTTTCACACGAGGAAGCACAACCGCAGCTTACGGAAGAGTAATCTTCATGTGCGTTGTAAGAGCTGCTAACGGTGCTTTCATTCATGCTTTGCAGCTGAATGGCTTTCGGCGGTGTCGGCATGGCGTGCGGGCTGACGCTATCCGAGGGAGAAACGTCTTGCATCAGCGAAAATCGTCCGGATTTGGAGACAGTGGCAACTCTGATTGGTCGTTGAATCGTTGTCCGCGAGGGTTCATAACCCACCGCTTTCACTAATCCACCGCCAGTTTCCTGACTTAACTGCGATGCTGGCATGACCCCCAAAATAACTACAACTGGTTCGGCCTGCTCGGCAGCAACAGGTTGCTTAAGTTTAATGACTGGGGCGGGTTCGCCACCCTCGGCACCGAGAAGAACGGCAGCGATAACAAATACGGTGGTCATGGTAACTCAACCTTTGTTGGAGGATTGAGGAATGTGAGTTGGTGTCGTGCGCAATGTAAGTGCGTCGTTGTTACGTTCGGCACTTTCCGAACCATCTCTACGAAAATATCGTATCGTCCGTTTGAGTTGACGCAGTCCCCCCAGATTCACAGGTGATAATCGCTACATAAGATAAATAGAGTCTAAACCCAACTCCATAACTAGTGTATTTCGTTCAGGTCACCGGTGGGGATAATTCCCTAACAAATCGTATTAGGCACAAATACGGCTCAACTAACACAATCGGAACATCCGAAACCATAAGTGATCCACGTTCCGCCCTGATATCGGGTGGCGGGCGAGAATGACCCTTTCGTAAGCAGTCTTGCCGATCACGACCGTTCCCAACCAGCGTATGTGGTGGTAGGTATCCCATGAAAAGTTTGTTCCAACTTACCGTTCAGTATGGCAGTCGCACGGCTATCGCCGCGGCCATGGCTGGGGTATTTACCCTTATGCCCGCAACTGCCCAGGCACAAATTGCCGCTGAACTACCCGGCCCGCGAAACGAGCAACTCATCGAGAAGCCGAGTGAATCGGTTCTGATGAAAGAATCGAACCTGATCCAAGAGGTCCTCGAACCGGAATTAATTTTCCGAGTCGAGCCGACGCGGTCGAAGATTCTGAAAACAAAACTTCCAATGACTCGGGTGGCGATCACCAGTCCAGACATTGTTGAAATCAACGAATTCAGCACGACGGAAGTGGAAGTAATCGGTTTGAAGGCCGGCGAAACCACGATGACCATCTGGTTTGCAGCTCCGGACGGAACATCGACCGTTCTCCGTTATCTGGTCAAGGTCGCTGCCAACAGCGAAGAACAACGCCGTGCGGAAATCGAATACGGCAAGCTTGAATCTCGCCTCAACGAGTTATTCCCGAATAGCATCGTTCAGCTGATTCCTGTTTCCGACAAACTGATTGTCCGCGGCCAAGCTCGCGACGCCCAAGAGGCTGCTCAGATTATCGCCGTACTCGGCGGTCAATCAATCGACCAGAGCGGCAATCTTACGATGGGAGCGAACCTGGGTACGGCGGCAATTCTTCCGGGAGCGGAAGACCTTCGAACGACCAGCATTATTGACTTGCTGCAAGTTCCTGGTGAACAACAGGTGATGTTGAAAGTTCGCATTGCAGAGCTTCAACGCACCGCTGCCAGAAACCTTGGTTTCGATTTTAGCGTCAGTGGCGAAAACTACGACGTGTCCCATATTATTGGTGCCGGAGCAGGCAATCTTACTGCGATTCTCGATGGCGGCGATGTCGAACTGTTTTTACAGGCGACAAGCAGCAACGGGATGGCCAAGATTTTGGCTGAACCGACGCTGGTTACCATCAGTGGTAAGTCGGCCAACTTCATCGCCGGTGGTGAATTTGCCGTGCCAACAGCTGTCGGTGTTGGTGGTATCGGGGCCGTGTCGACGACCTTCCGAGGTTTCGGTACGCAGCTCGCGTTCACCCCGACCGTTCTCGACAAAGATAAGATCCGCCTACAGGTTGCACCATCGTTCAGCTCGATTAACTCGAGTAACACGGTGGATGGCATCCCTGGCTTGGATATCCGAGGTGTCACGACCACCGTTGATCTGCGAGAAGGCCAATGGCTTGCCGTTGCTGGCCTGATCCAGGACGAACTTGCAGGCAGCCGTGTTCGTCTGCCTGGAATTGGCGATATTCCTCTGATTGGTGCCGCGTTTGGTCGTCAGACCACAACCCGATCGGAGACCGAATTGGTGGTCCTTGTCAGTCCAGAACTGGTTCATCCAATGGAAGTCGAACAGCTTCCTTTGTTCCTGCCTGGTACTGATGTGACCGACCCAACCAATAAAGAGTTCTTCTGGCATCAGCAAATTGAAGGTCGCCCTGGCTACGACTACCGCAGCACAGTATGGCCAGCAATGCGACACCAGATTCACCATGAGAATCACGAGATTCTCAAGGCTCAGCGACATGCTCGCAAAGCCAGCCGACATTACCACGAGTGCGAAGATTACTACATCTCCGGACCACAAGGTTTTTCCAACTAACTAGGCCCAAAGGTGGCAAGACCCAGCACCTTTTTCGTTCCCGCGACGAATCCAAATTGAGGATAGCCAAGATGACCCTATTCAATCGAACTGCTGGAGGCCTGACGCTTGCCCTGGTGGCGGCTGGCCTGGTTGGTTGCCAAAGCGGCCCTCGTATCGAGCCCGCACCTCCGACTATGTTGGGGGCCTCACTTGATGAAATGAACCGCACTCAGGAACTGAATGCGGAAGCAGCCAAGTACGTCGTCTATCAGCACGAATTCGAGCCGAACTTCGTCGATAGCAAAGGCGAAAAGAACGCTTGGAAGCTTAACGATTACGGCGAGGATCACCTGAAACAAATTGCCGCGAACTTGCTTCGTGGTGACGAGCTTCCAGTAGTTGTCGAACGAAGCCAGACTTCACCAAAGCCTGGCACTGAATACCAATACCCGCTCCACTACAACGATGAGCTAGACGAGAAGCGTCGACGCTGTGTTGTGGCTGCACTTACCGCAATGGGTGTTACCGATGCTGAATCGCGAGTCGTTGTCGCACCATCCTTCTCGGAAGGTTTGACCAGCGGCGAAGCTGCAGCAGCCTACCAACGTGGAATGTCCTATGGCGGTGGCTATGGCGGCGGATACGGTGGCGGCGGCTTTGGTGGAGGCGGTGGCTTTGGTGGTGGCTTTGGTGGTGGAGGCGGCTTCTTCTAATCGAGGAAGTCTGCCAAGCGGAAATGGACCTTGAACCTGCGACTTTTAGAAATGACGAGCCGAATGAACTATCACGTGGTTCTGCCAATCGTAATGATCGCATCATGTCTGGTGGTTAGTGGTTGTGCCACCAGCCGACCAGGCATGGGGTCCATGTTCTCTATGACGGAAGCGTCGGTCGAGAACAATTTCACCCAAGAGATGAGTTTCGCCCGACTTTCGGAACGCAATGGCGATAACGTGAAAGCGAAGAAGCTTTATCGCCACATCCTATCGAGAGACCCAGAGAATCGAGTCGCCCTGCATCGCATGGGCGTCATCTCGGGTAAAGAAGGTCAGTACGCCCAAGCAGTCGAATACTTGACACATGGGGCAACGGTCGATGATCCTTCTGCCGAAATGCTATCGGATCTTGGTTATGTTTACTATCTGCAACACAACCAAGAGTTGGCCAAAACGACCTTAGAACGCGCACTGGCCGAAGACCCAGACTACGAGGCTGCTCGCACTAACCTGGCAGTCGTTTACGCTGAACTGGGCCAATATGACATTGCTTTGAGTCATTTCCGTCAGATTTCAGATGAAGCCGAGGCCCTTTCCAACCTGGCCTACATCCAAAGCCAGCGGGGCGACCTTGAACTCGCCCAGGCGAATTACAGTCGAGCCCTCGATATTGATAAACGCCTCCGTCCGGCAGCCGAGGCACTGATTCAGATTGCTCAGATGACTGGGGACGTCACAGATCGTCCGAACGTACGACCACATGTCGTTCCTACCCAAGAGCAGCAGCAACAGGAATTGGTCGCACAATCACGATCCTCGATTCCAGCGGCTTCTCAGTTCGCTCCGCAAACTTCTGCCGTTGCTTCCCAAACACCCGAATCGGCGACCAACAATCCGCTGCGCACGGCATCTCGATTCGCGGAATCACAAACGTCCGTACAGCAGGTGCAATATAGCGGCGAATCTGCAAAGGCCCCAGCGACCAGTGGTAATGCAGCGTTGACCATTCCCACCCAAAGCATGAGAGCCGATCCCGCGGTGTTCCAGATCTCTGACGAACCTGCCACGTCGAATGTTCAGCAGCCTGCCAGAGCATCGACACAAATCGGAGCGATGCAGTCGGCGTCCGCTGAAAGCTTCAATCAGCAGATCATGGGTGCGCTGCAAGCGGCGTCGACCAAGTAGTCTTAATTGCCGGTCGGGGAAACGCCCGTCTGGCTGTCCGGAATCGCAGAGATGGAAGCTTGGGTCGCTGACTGATTCAACGCTCCGCCGGGTGCCGTTTCTCGCTGGGAAAAGTTCCGAAGCTCCATCAAAGCCGGTCCGAGCAATAGCACATAGATCGGTGGGGCCAAGAAGAAGATCACCGGGAATAGCAGCTTGATCGATGTGCGATTCCCTTCTTCTTCTGCCCGTTGGCGACGCGTTTCTCGGATGCTGTCGGCAAACTCGTGAAACGCATTGGCAACGTTTCCGCCCAGACGTTCGGCGTGGTGAATCATTGTCGAAAGCGCGGTCACATCGGGGTCGTCGACACGCTTGGCGAATTCTTTCAACGCGTAATCGAGCGATCGAGCCGAGCCTTGCCCTTCAAGGATCGTCAACTCGCAAGACAAGTCGTTGTGCGAGCCTCGAAGTTCGCGGCTGACGTGGGCGATGGCTCTCTGGAGCGGCATGCCAGCCGATACCGTCATCGTTACCATATCCAAAGCGTCGGGAAGGCCGTAGCGAATCCGTTGTACGCGGGCCGATGCCGAAGACGACAAAATGATTCGCGGTAGCCCCCAGATCAATATCAGGACGATGCCACCGACGATAAAGTAAAACTGCTGAGCTTCCGCGCCATCGTTGATCGTCAAAACGAGTGCAACGGCGACAAAAGCCAGCCAGGCGAGAACTGCCGCATTACGCAGTGCCAGATAATCTTCGGCGGCGTACTTACCGTAGTGGCCTGCTTTGACCAGCTCCGATTGAAGCTTGTCGCGACTTTCGTTGGCGATAGGAATCATGTAAGCGAAAAGCTTGGTGAAAACACCCAACGACTTACCGCTCGAGGCTTCCAAGTAATCTTGGGCTCGATTACGCCCCAGCCAAAGCATAAGGCTGCCTACCAGAAACAGCAAAATGCTAATTCCGAGAAAGGCTCCGACAACTTCCAAGCTAAAAGGCATATGAGAACTCTTGATTAATAACGGCTACGTAACATACGGCTGACGATTAGCAAGCCAACGACTTGCGAAATGGCCGCACCAATCAGCACGAGTCGGCCTGTCGGGTCGTTCCATAACGAGCTGCTGTACTCTGGCTGAACGAAGAACAGGTACATAAATAGCAATGGACCCAAGCATGAAATGATGAGGGCCGTGATACGCCCGGCACCGGTCACACTCTTAAGTTGTCGCTGGTAGCTCATCCGATCACGAATTACGCTGGCCAGACGTTCCAAGGTCTTGGGCAGGTTACCACCCGCTTCACGGTGAACGCTTAGTGCCGAGGCGAAAATACGAACGTCCATGGTGGGCACGCGATAGGCAAAGCTTTTCATGGCCGCCGATAGCGAGAGGCCCATCTCTAAATGTTTGGCAATCCGGCGGAATTCTCCCGCGACAGGGTCGTTCACCGATCCGCCAATCATGACCAATGCCTGATCCAAGCTTTCTCCGGCACGAACGGCTCGCGCTAGAAGATCGAGGGCCGTGGGAAACTGGTCTTCAAACTGCTTCATCACGCGTTTGTAAGTGATCGAAAGTATGATGAAGCACACGGCGATTCCGAAAATTCCTGCCACGACGCTATACAGAATGTCTTCCGTGAAGACAAAGACGGCCATGCCTGCGGTGATCCCGATCAAAATGAATAGCATCGCCGCCATGGTGATGCTTGTGTTCATTCCGGTCATATAGATGGCTCGTTCCAGCCACGCGTCAAACCGACCGACGCCGGTTGCGTCGGCTTCTTCAATCCGAGCAGGCAACTTCTTCAAAATCGGAGATGCCATCAAGCGAGATTCACGCGAGACGAACAAATCGCGAACACCCATCAGCAACGCCCCGAGTGCGGCGGCCATTCCACCGAACACGAAGATCGGCAGAGAGTTGGCATTCAGAGCGAGGGCTAGTTGATCCACGGCGGGACTCTCTCTTGGGGTGCGATGGTTTAGGTGGTGGCCTGGAAGATTTGCGTGTCGATGCTAACGCCTGACTCCAGGAACCGATTGACACACTGCGGTTGGTAGCCGGTAACGACGAATCGGCCGGTGGCCTTGCCGTCGGCATCGAGCCCTTGATGCTCGAAGCGGAAGATGTCGTTCAGCTGATACTCGCCCCCTTCGGTGCCGGCGATCTCGGCGATTCGCATCACCTTACGCACACCACCTTTGAGACGCGCCACGTGAACAATGATGCGGATGCCGCTGGCAACGTAGCGGCGAATGACACTGACCGGCAATTCGAAGCCGGCCATCGCCACCATCATTTCTAAGCGGTGCAAAGCATCTGCGGCGTCGTTGGCGTGAATTGTCGTTAGCGAGCCTTCGTGACCCGTGTTCATGGCTTGCAGCATGTCCAGAGCTTCGGCCCCGCGGACTTCGCCCACGAGAATACGATCGGGACGCATACGCAAGCTGTTGCGAACCAGGTCACGCGGGGTGACGGCTCCTTGCCCTTCCGAGTTCGCCGGGCGTGTTTCCATGCCAACCACATGCGAGTGCTGCAGCAGAAGTTCGGCAGAGTCTTCAATGGTGACAATGCGTTCGTCGTGAGGGATCGACTTGCTCAGAGCGTTGAGCATGGTCGTTTTACCGGCACCCGTACCGCCAGAGATCATGAAGCTGACACGACCTTGGACGGCGGCTTCCAGGAAATCGACCATCGGTTGACTGATTGTTTCGTTCTCGAGCAACTTCTCGAGACGAAGATGCTCGACACCAAAACGGCGAATGGAAAGCTTGGGCCCATTCAAGGCCAGCGGGGGAACTACCGCGTTGATACGCGAACCGTCCGGCAGTCGGGCGTCGACCATAGGGCTGACTTCGTCAATCCGGCGACCGACGCGGGCGACGACGCGTTGGATGATCCGAATCAGGTGGGCGTCGTCAGCAAATACGATGTCCGACTTTTCGAGCCGACCCAGGCGTTCCAGGTAAACTTCGTGGGCGTTGTTGACCAAAATATCGCTGATCGTTGGGTCGTCCATCAGCGGTTCGAGTGGCCCCAGGCCGAATACCTCGGCTTGAAGATCTTCCAGCAGTCGCGGGTGGAGGTCTTTGTCGATCTTCGGACGATAGTCGCGAATGACTTCCTTGGCCAGATTCTCGACGTTGGTCCGCATCCGCTCGTCGTCGATTCGTGCGACCAGAGATAGGTCCAGCGACTCGACCAACTGCTCGTGGATGTCCGCCTTGAGACATTGGAAATCGATCTCGCTAAGAGGCGTTTCCGACTTGGGCTGCGAAGAGGTAAATCGAATCATGGCCGGGCCAGTTGGGAAAAAGGAGAACCAGGCCGCGAGCCGTGATTGGCAGGCGGCATCATCGTTGCAGTCGCGGTTACTTGACGGCTTCTGCTTTCACAGGCGGGTCGGCTTTGGCCTGCTTGTTCAGGTTTTGCTTGGCCAGCTTCTCAGGATCGAAGTTCGCTCGGAAGCGTTCGCGAAATTCGACCTGCGAGATCGAATGGCCACGGTAAACTTCAATCCGCTCGCGTGAGACGGGACGATTCAAAAGCTCGTCCATGGTCATCCCGGCGAACTGGGCATTGGCGTGAACATCGTCAGGGTGACGCAGGGCCAAAGCCATGGTGCCGCGGTTTTCGACCACGCGTAATGCGACCGCTTGATCTGGCGTGACCGAAAGCGTGACCGACGTTTGTTGGCGAGACTCACGCTGGCCGCGGATCGTTCGCATCTCGGTAGTGGTGCTGTTGACGGCCAAGACCTTGACGCCTTCAAGCAAGCTGACGGTCATTTCCGGCAGATCTTCCTGGCTGTCTTCTTCGCTTCGGAACAGCACGTCGACCCAGGTGCCTGGCGTGGCGAACATGTCGACTGCTTCGTCGGATGCGACCTTGATGGTCA from Bremerella alba includes:
- the cpaB gene encoding Flp pilus assembly protein CpaB yields the protein MGVVAVMFGLLGAYIVQKNMHQPQPVAVANAPQTYSVPRASMDLTAGREVTMGDIIIHKLTAQQMRDQGLPASYMPRPSDIIGRTVRIDLPKGSSFDTHVFYPEGTGPSIVERLDPGMRAVTIKVASDEAVDMFATPGTWVDVLFRSEEDSQEDLPEMTVSLLEGVKVLAVNSTTTEMRTIRGQRESRQQTSVTLSVTPDQAVALRVVENRGTMALALRHPDDVHANAQFAGMTMDELLNRPVSRERIEVYRGHSISQVEFRERFRANFDPEKLAKQNLNKQAKADPPVKAEAVK
- a CDS encoding type II secretion system F family protein, which encodes MDQLALALNANSLPIFVFGGMAAALGALLMGVRDLFVSRESRLMASPILKKLPARIEEADATGVGRFDAWLERAIYMTGMNTSITMAAMLFILIGITAGMAVFVFTEDILYSVVAGIFGIAVCFIILSITYKRVMKQFEDQFPTALDLLARAVRAGESLDQALVMIGGSVNDPVAGEFRRIAKHLEMGLSLSAAMKSFAYRVPTMDVRIFASALSVHREAGGNLPKTLERLASVIRDRMSYQRQLKSVTGAGRITALIISCLGPLLFMYLFFVQPEYSSSLWNDPTGRLVLIGAAISQVVGLLIVSRMLRSRY
- a CDS encoding RtcB family protein, which produces MNRRQLTQLGVPEYALAEAVKAVSSAATTHRLRGADLKRQVKEVLAAPNDFVNDPCYGSLATTLTEDQTIEPLRENVGYRTWGEDIDEMAHAQMREACKLPHASGAALMPDAHLGYGLPIGGVIAMEGAVVPYAVGVDIACRMKLSVLDMKLETLDSRFKDFCRALENGTRFGVGSVHQKPQQHEVMDENWNITKVTRQSKDKAWKQLGTSGSGNHFAEFGVLTIGEGDTAGDSFALEPGEYVALLSHSGSRGAGATVCNTYSNIARTKLPKKYEALKNLAWLTLESEEGQEYWEAMNLMGRYAAANHEVIHRLVSELLGAEIIAGVENHHNFAWKEKHNGREMIVHRKGATPAGEGVLGVIPGSMGTPGFVVRGKGAASSFDSASHGAGRCMSRKKAKDTFRIQNTRQELKEKGVHILSAGSDEVPGVYKDIHEVMAAQSDLVDIVGRFDPKIVKMCGDGSRAED
- a CDS encoding type II and III secretion system protein family protein, whose product is MKSLFQLTVQYGSRTAIAAAMAGVFTLMPATAQAQIAAELPGPRNEQLIEKPSESVLMKESNLIQEVLEPELIFRVEPTRSKILKTKLPMTRVAITSPDIVEINEFSTTEVEVIGLKAGETTMTIWFAAPDGTSTVLRYLVKVAANSEEQRRAEIEYGKLESRLNELFPNSIVQLIPVSDKLIVRGQARDAQEAAQIIAVLGGQSIDQSGNLTMGANLGTAAILPGAEDLRTTSIIDLLQVPGEQQVMLKVRIAELQRTAARNLGFDFSVSGENYDVSHIIGAGAGNLTAILDGGDVELFLQATSSNGMAKILAEPTLVTISGKSANFIAGGEFAVPTAVGVGGIGAVSTTFRGFGTQLAFTPTVLDKDKIRLQVAPSFSSINSSNTVDGIPGLDIRGVTTTVDLREGQWLAVAGLIQDELAGSRVRLPGIGDIPLIGAAFGRQTTTRSETELVVLVSPELVHPMEVEQLPLFLPGTDVTDPTNKEFFWHQQIEGRPGYDYRSTVWPAMRHQIHHENHEILKAQRHARKASRHYHECEDYYISGPQGFSN
- a CDS encoding tetratricopeptide repeat protein, coding for MFSMTEASVENNFTQEMSFARLSERNGDNVKAKKLYRHILSRDPENRVALHRMGVISGKEGQYAQAVEYLTHGATVDDPSAEMLSDLGYVYYLQHNQELAKTTLERALAEDPDYEAARTNLAVVYAELGQYDIALSHFRQISDEAEALSNLAYIQSQRGDLELAQANYSRALDIDKRLRPAAEALIQIAQMTGDVTDRPNVRPHVVPTQEQQQQELVAQSRSSIPAASQFAPQTSAVASQTPESATNNPLRTASRFAESQTSVQQVQYSGESAKAPATSGNAALTIPTQSMRADPAVFQISDEPATSNVQQPARASTQIGAMQSASAESFNQQIMGALQAASTK
- a CDS encoding CpaF family protein, translated to MIRFTSSQPKSETPLSEIDFQCLKADIHEQLVESLDLSLVARIDDERMRTNVENLAKEVIRDYRPKIDKDLHPRLLEDLQAEVFGLGPLEPLMDDPTISDILVNNAHEVYLERLGRLEKSDIVFADDAHLIRIIQRVVARVGRRIDEVSPMVDARLPDGSRINAVVPPLALNGPKLSIRRFGVEHLRLEKLLENETISQPMVDFLEAAVQGRVSFMISGGTGAGKTTMLNALSKSIPHDERIVTIEDSAELLLQHSHVVGMETRPANSEGQGAVTPRDLVRNSLRMRPDRILVGEVRGAEALDMLQAMNTGHEGSLTTIHANDAADALHRLEMMVAMAGFELPVSVIRRYVASGIRIIVHVARLKGGVRKVMRIAEIAGTEGGEYQLNDIFRFEHQGLDADGKATGRFVVTGYQPQCVNRFLESGVSIDTQIFQATT
- a CDS encoding sulfatase, whose translation is MRTFLSFTVCFILISSAVAQADEAKKPNILFISIDDQNDWIGCLGGHPQAKTPHIDRIAARGTVFLNAHCQSPLCNPSRTSLMTGLRPSSTGIYGLSPWFRDVPELAELVTLPQHLHANGYTNYSTGKIYHGGYGRKGKDQEFQVLGPPASVGAKPKQKLVNTPSAHPLVDWGVFPHKDEDKGDYQVASWAVNTLNEKPKEPFCLSVGFFLPHVPCYATQEWFDLYPEDELKVPEIIADDRADTPRFSWYMHWKLPEPRLKFLKDDDQWKNLTRSYLACTSFVDAQIGRVIEALEKNEYGDNTIIVLWSDHGWHIGEKEITGKNTLWDDGTRVPLIFAGPGVTEGQRCTQPAELLDIYPTLSELTGLQQPSGLEGHSLVPQLKDANTKRDFPAITTHNHDNHGIRTENWRFIQYADGSQELYDMQSDPNEWTNLAGDKKYASKIKTLSKFLPAESKMPARNSQHRILTYTDGIAIWEGEKIEKDAPIPEID
- a CDS encoding type II secretion system F family protein, translating into MPFSLEVVGAFLGISILLFLVGSLMLWLGRNRAQDYLEASSGKSLGVFTKLFAYMIPIANESRDKLQSELVKAGHYGKYAAEDYLALRNAAVLAWLAFVAVALVLTINDGAEAQQFYFIVGGIVLILIWGLPRIILSSSASARVQRIRYGLPDALDMVTMTVSAGMPLQRAIAHVSRELRGSHNDLSCELTILEGQGSARSLDYALKEFAKRVDDPDVTALSTMIHHAERLGGNVANAFHEFADSIRETRRQRAEEEGNRTSIKLLFPVIFFLAPPIYVLLLGPALMELRNFSQRETAPGGALNQSATQASISAIPDSQTGVSPTGN